Sequence from the Fusobacterium periodonticum ATCC 33693 genome:
CAGACTAATTATAGAACCTGTTACTGTCAACAAAGAAAATGAAATAATACATTATGAAAGTATAAATATTATTGAAATAATGGAGGTGTCAAATCATTATGAATAAGTTAGTTTTTAAATCAAAAGATAACGAAATGATTTTTCACCCAGGATATTTAATCAAAAATATAATGGATGAAGAAGGGAAAGATATAAAAGAAATGGTACAGCTTTTAGGTTTAACAGAAAAAGAAATCACAGCTCTTATAAATGCTGAAATAAATATAACAGATGATATGATAGATAGAATTGTCAAAAATTATGGAACATCAAAAGAATTATGGAGAAATTTTCAAAATAAATATGATTTAAAAATAAAAGAGCTTAAAGAAGATTCTATGATTTTTAATTTTGAAAGAGAAAATGAAATTAGTTCAGATATAGCAAATAATATATTAAATAATGTTTCTGAAAGGCTAATTATAGCATAAGGAGATAAG
This genomic interval carries:
- a CDS encoding helix-turn-helix transcriptional regulator, whose protein sequence is MNKLVFKSKDNEMIFHPGYLIKNIMDEEGKDIKEMVQLLGLTEKEITALINAEINITDDMIDRIVKNYGTSKELWRNFQNKYDLKIKELKEDSMIFNFERENEISSDIANNILNNVSERLIIA